The genomic stretch CAGACATAAATAGTGTGTAAAATCAATCCTCTCATTATATAACCCGTTCTGACGAGGTCATGATGGAGAGAACCGAGGGAATGGGAATCGGGAAATGATGCAAGTCCTACATCACCAACTCAGGACCATGTTTATTTGAAATCATCTCTGAGGAGAGACCCACCTAAAACGTTTAGGTCTTGCATTCCTCTAAACGCTCCTTTGGGGAGTCTGCTGATCTTGTTGTCGTGCAGACGCAGTGATTGAATGCTGCTGGGAAGGTTCTCGGGCGTTTGCGTCAGCAGGTTGTACGACAGGTGGAGAATCTTGAGTTTGTTCGTGTTGCGAAAGGCCTTTGGGTGAATTTTTGATATCTGGTTATTGAGCAGAAACAGGGCCTGCGAAAAAACCAAAGGGGAAGTAAAAAAAGCACATCGCATGAATGCATATAGCCATTAACATATCTGCCATTTTTAAAAGAGAATTGTAATCAGAACATTTTACAGCTTGGATGCATTTTTATGGCTCTTAAACACTAGTTTTGTGTGATGTATTGAATGTTGttgcacattaaaataaatgtctaaagTTACTGAACCTACGGTAGTTATAGGCATTATCTATCTGGCTACAGAAGGTTTTTTGGGGCAATTTCTGCCGTTGTTGCACATCAAATATATGAAGTATTCTTTGTAGATAACATAACcacattacattaacatttatgcaGTTatgcacttttatccaaagcgacttacagtgcattcaggctacacttttttatgttttattattattattatttttcagttccctgggaattgaacccacaaccttatagatatatatatatatatatatatatatatatatatatatatatatatatatatatatatatatatagaacccacaaccatatatatatatatagatatgtatagatgtgtatatatatatagaacccacaaccttatataatatatatatatatatatatatatatatatatatatatatatatatatatatatagatagatagatagatagatagatagatagatatttttttttctggtagacAAATAACTAAATTATTGGATAATTAGTTCTGAATATTCTGTAATTTTCTGGAAAATCAGAAAATAATTTTGTGTGATTTGTTTATAAGATGTAGACTCTTTTTTTGGGCATTTTATTTCCTTACTAGCTTTCTTTTTTGGCAAGAACATTAAACCATTTTACCACTAAACATGAGCAAATATTTACCACAAGTATGAAACAGTCTGCAGTAAATTTCAATATCAATAACACCCAAATATGCATCCAGCATTCCTCATAATCCCACTAGCACTGCAGAGGACATCTCCAGATGTCCTGGTGTAAACCCAGTATGAGATCACGACTCTGAAAGCATTCGACGAGGGTGTTTCTGCTCACATAGAGATTATCCAAGCCTTTGAAATCGTCCTCCTTGATTTCTGTGATGTCATTGTTTTGGAGATCGAGCAGCAATGTGTTTGAGGGAATGTCCTTTGGCACCTTGGTCAGACCTATaatgacaaaaagaaagaaaatgaaagtcatataataaaaaaaaccctgaaaaatcATTCTCATTAAGACCGATACAAAATGTTCAGTTGCTTCAAACAAGCCGTTCATCTTAAATGATTAATTTGAgattttatatatcatatattgatATACTTATATATACCCTTTTCTTTATTATTTGGATGTGCAAAGCTGCACGTTTATGTGGGCTCTCTGAAAGCCTAGTTGATCATTTAGTTTTAAGGAAACCCTTATATGTAATTATAATCCCGATCAGATGCGTTAATAAAATCTTATAATAAAATCTTGAATTCGAAAACAGCAAGTGGGACCTAACAGAACACAGGTATCTTGAGGTGCTttttcatttatatcatttaataatttttttaattttgtctcCTTATGGAAGTTTGCTTTTgccacaggtaaaaaaaaataaaaataacaaggtAATTGAGACTTTTTATCCTATAATTCTgactctttttctctcttaatTCCATCTCGtggttctgttttttgtttaaaaataaggtAATTGTGACTATATTTCATTATTCAGTCTTGCcaaaattgcaagataaaaagttacaattacCGGTACTTTGTTTTGCCATTAGTTTTGTTCCATTTTCTTAATGCATCTCAAGATGTCTGTCTCAATGtgtatttgtattaaaatatgcTGTTAGTGCGGtaaacaaaacattcaaactaAATTGTAAATTGGTACTATTTAATCCTCCTAAAATGACTGGTCAATGACTGGTACCTTAAAGTAGCGTGATGAAGTTCTTACCCTGATCTGAACACTGCAGAACTCTCTTTGAGCACCGACACCCTTCAGGACAGTCCGAAACAAAGTTATCATCGTAACTGTCGTAATGGTCATCGtcgtcgtcgtcatcatcatcatcgtcatcatcatagTCACCCGCATCTTGTTGCATGATGTCATGATGCTTGATGAAATCCATGACATTGATCGGCGTGTATGGTTTCGTGTGACATAACGTCAGCAGAGAGAGTAGGAAAAGCACCTTCATTGTGCAGCTCCAGTCAGAAATGGTTTAGCCCTGCGAATACGAACACAGGCGCTTTGTCAAACTGAACGTTTTGGCATGCAAATGTTACATTGTTTTGTACGTTTCATGAAAAAGAAATGTGAATTGGATCCCAAGTGTCCTGATTGGATTATTAGTGAGCATCGCAATGAAATGGGCCAATAGGAATTGATGACAGGTTTAAGAGTTATATTCTAATTGAATGACTTGCATAGTGCTTCACAATAACTACAGATGCTCCTGAAATATCACTACACTCATACTTGTACACTATTTTGGGGGTTATTTGATTGTTATTCAGTTTTTTATCTAGCTGCACAATATTGAATCAGATGCAGTTCAGCAGCATTAATAATTGTGAaggcaaaatgtaaataattgcgGTAATTGTTAgtaaaagttgttcaaatgaaccAGCTGCACTTCTTGTTTATGGACACCTTAGTCATCATCGTGTTAGATGGTGGCTCACAGTTTaaagacatttcaaaatgaaaaacattgtTTCTGACGTTCAATGAGAAATCGAACTCATTTGCTTTGATTTTTGCACttggtaacattttattatttaagatttatatttaagATTTATTAGTTCATACTGAATAAAAAacgtttatgttttatttatgttttaaaaatccCGAGATCATGTTTAGAGAAAGTTGCATGTTATTGGGCTGCTCAGCATCATGAATGATGAAGAATTAATCTGTCCATGTTTCCCAgcagcatttttaaatgaatttgtactctccagattaatttaataatatgttGTCTGGTTTattcaaacatttctttgaatgcctatatatatatatatatatatatatatatatatatatatatatatatatatatatatatatatatatatatatgaaatggagCTTCACAGAAGCTTAATGAGGTGAAATCACTCTTCCATAATCTACAATTAGATAAAAACAACATACCTGTTGAATCTGTGTAATCCTTCTTCAAGTAAGATTTGGTCCTTAAATGCAGCATACACAAAAGCCGAAAGGTGGAGAGAAGACTCGTCAAAGCAGATCCTTGAATGAATGAGGATGGAAAAGATGCTGCTGGTTCGAGGAGCAGACTGGGAATAAGGGGAAGGAACGCTTCGCAGCTCTGCTGGATGCTTAACTAGCACTGAACACTCATTGTTACATGCCGTATGTTTCTCATCAGCACTTGAAACTTGGCCAGTTTTGTCCGGCTAAATTTTCAATGGCCAGTGTGGGATATCCTCACTCTTGACATCGCCAATGGGTGGTCTcaattttatatgaattttgatGCATTGAAATATTTCAGCGTGCATAATATTGCATAATCTCTGTCCTTTCTATTTTTAGATATAACATCAATCTTGAGATGTAATGGCTTGATAGTGATATAAAATGCTAGTTAAAAACAGCTTTTCTCTTTTTATCCTTAAAATATATtgggatatataaaaaaaaaacatcaactcaAATTGTTAGACATTACAAATGACATCATTCACTTTTAAGGAAGAGAAATGCTCGTTATCTTGAATAAATTGTTCTTTGAATCAGCGTTTATGGTACAACGTCTCGTAAATCCCAAGTCATGGGGGACCTTTAATCTAAACCTAAATGTTGGATAATAGCTTTTCCAGACTTGACGGTGCTGTTTGCTTACAGCAGCACAAAACGAGACCCCTCTCAATCACGGGGCAGTACTGCTGG from Carassius gibelio isolate Cgi1373 ecotype wild population from Czech Republic chromosome A22, carGib1.2-hapl.c, whole genome shotgun sequence encodes the following:
- the LOC127942935 gene encoding asporin-like, which codes for MKVLFLLSLLTLCHTKPYTPINVMDFIKHHDIMQQDAGDYDDDDDDDDDDDDDHYDSYDDNFVSDCPEGCRCSKRVLQCSDQGLTKVPKDIPSNTLLLDLQNNDITEIKEDDFKGLDNLYALFLLNNQISKIHPKAFRNTNKLKILHLSYNLLTQTPENLPSSIQSLRLHDNKISRLPKGAFRGMQDLNVLELSANPIANSGIEPGAFDDMATQYLRIAEARLTAIPKDLPSSLTELHLDYNKIAKVESEDFLRLKSLQRLWLDFNQIKYVENGSFAANTKVREIHLDNNKLKKVPPGLNNLKYLQVVYLHANSITSVGVNDFCPTRTRVKKALYTRISLYANPVKYWEIQPPSFRCVSSHNSVQLGNHRK